A region from the Pelodiscus sinensis isolate JC-2024 chromosome 11, ASM4963464v1, whole genome shotgun sequence genome encodes:
- the PCNX3 gene encoding pecanex-like protein 3 isoform X2: MGSQVLQILRQGVWASLTGGWFFDPHQSTFSNCFHLYTWIFLLTFPFLLYMVLPPSMLVAGVYCAVIAVFFTTIKTINFRLHTMFDQGEIVEKGGLVLADGAKAEEGTAGDDSNLTRDPGGGVEMTVFRKVSSTPPVRCSSQHSVFGFNQVMELLPHFEDTGAVRDIKELVREQGSNNVIVTSADRELLKRSSRENIIGDSQPASLAPGSCSDAPMPPPKVEPPAAGKKPPPSLPAQTSIQSTDSSDQSPLGMGSLSRVGLAGLGSGASRQLPGSWHASESESVGDTPLSPLIKSSLSEELSQSFLSLALPERTILRTSSRKEKRRSGPDYRPLEGRGEPSEECPHKAGSSDSCFSGTDKETPSTLSSYRSEKTNSTHLDSPSLGPAGDATPAPDTRALPDGSDTDALSDSELLRSPEQGLLGELSFTSHTDDTQNTLASLETVRGDGEPWEGPAEQVVRPKDLALLRPGHKPGRRRPSRKHGGGSSSFDSGYPRDYAPVRAILDSKAYSDTFFEDEDSSDGSDLSRASSLPSQHNYSSDTSSSTSCYSPEAVPPHPRRTSKAEPAPEGAEPSKRPHYAQRSASTASAKTHARVLSMDGGSGDSKAVAVLTVSKSDLEARTGQQEHFPPRRLESGGSTRSQSANQPGWRGELLEEGAVGGAALGEEGSKRERVSSVKRTQAMRRRHNAGSNPTPPSSVMGSPPSLQDLQRGRASSHSRALTLPSALQFASSLLLPRGAIHEACNFDDTSEGAVHYFYDESGVRRSYTFGLAGGGYENPVGQQVSVDHVTNSACFNSTEVPEGTPALSLLQPRPVVLQGMQVRRVPLEIPEFDLLDQESLHESQENTLMIEDKSKPRQYYKYWVLPGRWMRVRYDRLALLALLDRNRQVTENIFVISLGSLVAFLGYLLLLQGFFCDIWVFQFCLVIASCQYSLLKSVQPDAASPMHGHNWIIAYSRPVYFCVACVLIWVLDLCAQTGPVPPVTFYGLTLFSTDFFCGARDVTTIFTLCFPAIFLFGLLPQVNTCLMYLLEQVDMHIFGGTAATSPLTALFSLLRSLLVAALLYGFCLGAIKAPWGDQHVPVLFSVFCGLLVALSYHLSRQSSDPTVMWSLIRTKLFPEFENRNVENPPAEIRDPLPEKLRSSLREILHSDLVMCMVIAVLTFAISASTVFIALKSVLGYVLYALAGLVGLLTHYLLPQLRKQLPWFCFSLPVLKPREYSQFEVRSAAQLMWFEKLYAWLQCVEKYFIYPAVVLNALTVDAHSVSTPHQDKICIYCRALLITMAGMKLLRCSFCCPPQQYVALGFTVLFFHFDYRRYSEGFLIDYFIMSILFSKLWDLLYKLRFVLTYIAPWQITWGSAFHAFAQPFAVPHSAMLFVQAVLSALFSTPLNPLLGSAVFIMSYARPVKFWERDYNTKRVDHSNTRLATQLDRNPGADDNNLNSIFYEHLTRSLQHTLCGDLLLGRWGNYATGDCFILASDYLNALVHLIEIGNGLVTFQLRGLEFRGTYCQQREVEAITEGVEEDEGCCCCEPGHLPHMLSFNAAFGQRWLAWEVAATKYVLEGYSISDNNAASMLQVFDLRKILITYYVKSIIYYVTCSSKLEEWLGNTVIQEALRPCMAPSYADSDPTFNLNIDEDYDPRMAGITLSSFCNIYLDWIQYCAGRRDKPMDKEWDSPLVTLCFGLCILGRRALGTASHSLSASLEPFLYGLHALFKGDFRITSPRDEWVFADMDLLHRVVAPGVRMSLKLHQDHFTSPDEYEDPAILYDAITANEEKMVISHEGDPAWRSAILTNTPALLALRHVMDDASDEYKIIMLNKRYLSFRVIKVNRECVRGLWAGQQQELVFLRNRNPERGSIQNAKQALRNMINSSCDQPIGYPIYVSPLTTSYAGSHPQLRSLWGGPISLHNISAWLISSWERLQKGCGAGCNSGGNIEDSDCGGGSSSINNNPAGHGQQGSSAPGGQSIGMATPGASNPQEPSITTTQPQPGSEQSLPLGQSWLVRPVPGSQLEGRREAPTAATWVPTQRLSGSQLSCTSSLASMASQVEGTGQGRAPLPLPLPLRPALGTSATFAYEGLCGKWSLPGRKGLNGLGGSEGDTSPGTPVNTGAAHGTPPRGTNARAQPSVLPDSGPLANTMEVDSPQQCPPLPEPEQLPPGPSIPPPEWGQQQEKESPAAQPLLEHQY, from the exons ATGGGCTCGCAGGTGCTGCAAATCCTGCGCCAGGGCGTCTGGGCCTCGCTGACAGGCGGCTGGTTCTTTGATCCGCACCAGAGCACTTTCTCCAACTGCTTCCACCTCTATACCTGGATCTTCCTGCTCACCTTCCCTTTCCTGCTCTACATG GTGCTGCCACCCAGCATGCTGGTAGCCGGTGTGTATTGTGCTGTTATAGCCGTCTTCTTCACCACCATCAAGACTATCAATTTTCGGCTGCACACCATGTTCGACCAGGGCGAGATTGTGGAGAAGGGCGGCTTGGTGCTGGCTGATGGGGCCAAGGCTGAGGAAGGCACTGCGGGGGATGACAGCAACCTGACCAG AGACCCAGGTGGGGGGGTGGAGATGACAGTGTTTCGAAAAGTCAGTTCTACGCCCccagtgaggtgcagctcccagCACTCAGTATTTGGCTTCAACCAAGTCATG GAGCTGCTGCCCCACTTCGAGGACACAGGAGCAGTGAGAG ACATCAAGGAGCTGGTGCGTGAGCAGGGCAGCAATAACGTCATTGTCACCTCAGCCGATCGCGAGCTGCTGAAGCGCAGCTCCCGGGAGAACATCA TTGGTGACTCGCAGCCAGCTTCTCTCGCCCCAGGGTCCTGCAGCGATGCCCCGATGCCCCCTCCCAAGGTGGAGCCCCCTGCAGCTGGGAAGAAGCCACCCCCTTCACTGCCAGCCCAAACGTCCATCCAGAGCACAGATTCCTCTGACCAGTCCCCCTTGGGCATGGGATCGTTGtccagagtggggctggcagggctgggcagtggggcctCACGTCAGCTGCCCGGTAGCTGGCATGCCAGCGAGTCGGAGAGTGTAGGCGACACCCCCCTTAGCCCGCTGATCAAGAGCAGCCTGAGCGAGGAGCTGAGCCAGAGCTTTCTAAGCCTGGCGCTGCCCGAGCGCACCATCCTGCGCACCAGCAGCCGCAAGGAGAAGCGCCGCTCAGGCCCTGATTACAGGCCCCTGGAGGGACGGGGGGAACCCAGCGAGGAGTGCCCCCACAAGGCTGGCTCCTCCGACAGCTGCTTCAGTGGCACTGACAAGGAGACACCCAGCACCCTCAGCAGCTACCGCAGCGAGAAGACCAACTCCACCCACCTggacagcccctctctggggccagcaggagatgcAACACCGGCTCCGGACACCAGGGCCCTTCCAGATGGCAGTGACACAGATGCCCTGTCGGACAGCGAACTACTGCGTTCTCCTGAGCAAGGTCTGCTGGGGGAATTGAGCTTCACTAGCCACACAGATGACACCCAGAATACCCTGGCCTCACTGGAGACAGTGCGGGGTGATGGGGAGCCCTgggagggcccagctgagcaggtgGTGCGACCCAAGGACCTGGCCCTGCTGCGCCCAGGACACAAGCCGGGGCGCCGGCGCCCCTCCCGCAAGCAtggtggaggcagcagcagctttgacaGCGGGTACCCACGGGACTATGCCCCTGTTCGAGCCATCCTGGACAGCAAGGCCTACAGTGACACCTTCTTCGAGGATGAAGACTCGAGCGATGGCAGTGACCTGAGTCGTgcctccagccttccctcccagcacaacTACAGCTCAGACACTtcctccagcacctcctgctACTCCCCCGAGGCCGTGCCCCCGCACCCACGCCGCACCTCCAAGGCTGAGCCAGCCCCTGAGGGCGCTGAACCCTCCAAACGCCCGCACTATGCCCAGCGCAGTGCCAGCACGGCCAGCGCCAAGACCCATGCCCGCGTGCTCAGCATGGATGGGGGCAGCGGCGACAGCAAGGCTGTAGCAGTGCTCACCGTCTCCAAGTCGGACCTAGAAGCCCGCACGGGGCAGCAGGAGCACTTTCCCCCTCGCCGGCTGGAGTCAGGAGGCAGCACTCGCAGCCAGTCAGCAAACCagcctggctggaggggggagctgcTGGAAGAGGGGGCTGTTGGGGGAG CTGCCCTGGGCGAGGAAGGCAGCAAGCGGGAGCGGGTGAGCAGCGTCAAACGCACTCAGGCCATGAGGCGGCGACACAACGCTGGCAGCAACCCTACGCCCCCATCCTCGGTGATGGGCTCCCCACCCAG CCTTCAGGACTTGCAGCGGGGCcgtgcctcctcccactcccggGCACtcaccctgccctcagccctgcagttcGCCAGCTCCTTGCTGCTGCCACGAGGTGCCATCCATGAGGCCTGCAACTTCGACGACACCTCCGAGGGCGCTGTGCACTACTTCTACGATGAGAGCG gtGTGCGACGCTCCTACACCTTTGGCCTCGCAGGAGGTGGCTATGAGAACCCAGTGGGGCAGCAAGTCAGTGTGGATCATGTGACCAACAGCGCCTG CTTCAACTCCACTGAGGTGCCCGAGGGGACGCCTGCCCTGTCGCTACTGCAGCCGCGCCCTGTGGTGCTGCAGGGCATGCAGGTGCGCAGGGTACCGCTGGAGATCCCTGAG TTTGACCTGCTAGATCAGGAGTCCCTGCACGAGTCCCAGGAGAACACACTGATGATTGAGGACAAGTCCAAGCCACGGCAATACTACAAGTACTGGGTGCTGCCTGGGCGCTGGATGCGGGTGCGCTACGACCGGCTGGCACTGCTGGCGCTACTCGATCG GAACCGGCAGGTGACGGAGAACATATTCGTGATATCACTGGGGTCCTTAGTGGCCTTCCTAGGCTACTTGCTGCTGCTACAGGGTTTCTTCTGTGACATCTGGGTCTTCCAGTTCTGCCTGGTCATCGCCAGCTGTCAGTACTCACTGCTGAAG AGTGTCCAGCCTGATGCTGCTTCCCCCATGCAT GGGCACAACTGGATCATTGCATACAGCCGGCCTGTCTACTTCTGCGTGGCCTGCGTGCTGATCTGGGTGCTGGACCTGTGCGCCCAGACTGGGCCCGTCCCACCTGTCACTTTCTATGGGCTCACCCTCTTCTCCACAGACTTCTTCTGCGGCGCCCGGGATGTCACCACCA TCTTCACCCTCTGCTTCCCTGCCATCTTCCTCTTtgggctcctgccccaggtcaacaCCTGCCTCATGTACCTACTGGAGCAGGTGGATATGCACATCTTTGGTGGCACAG ctgccaccagccccctcacTGCCCTCTTCAGTCTCCTGCGcagcctcctggtcgccgccctCCTCTATGGCTTCTGTCTCGGAGCCATTAAG GCCCCATGGGGTGACCAGCACGTCCCTGTCCTCTTCTCCGTATTCTGTGGCCTCCTGGTCGCCCTGTCCTACCACCTGAGTCGGCAGAGCAGCGATCCCACCGTGATGTG GTCCCTGATCCGGACCAAGCTCTTCCCTGAGTTTGAGAACCGAAACGTGGAGAACCCGCCGGCCGAGATCCGGGACCCACTGCCTGAGAAACTGCGCAGCTCGctg cggGAGATCCTGCACTCGGACCTGGTGATGTGCATGGTCATCGCTGTGCTCACCTTCGCCATCAGTGCCAGCACTGTCTTCATCGCCCTCAAG TCTGTTCTAGGCTACGTGCTGtatgccctggctgggctggttggGCTGCTCACCCACTACCTGCTGCCCCAGCTTCGCAAGCAGCTGCCTTGGTTCTGCTTCTCGCTGCCCGTGCTGAAGCCACGGGAGTACAGCCAGTTCGAAGTGCGCA GCGCGGCTCAGCTGATGTGGTTTGAGAAGCTGTATGCCTGGCTGCAGTGTGTGGAGAAGTACTTCATCTACCCAGCCGTGGTGCTTAATGCTTTGACGGTGGATGCCCACTCGGTTAGCACCCCCCACCAGGACAAGATCTGCATCTA CTGCCGTGCACTCCTCATCACCATGGCTGGCATGAAGCTGCTgcgctgctccttctgctgcccGCCCCAGCAGTATGTGGCACTGGGCTTCACCGTCCTCTTCTTCCACTTCGACTACCGGCGCTACTCGGAAGGCTTCCTCATCGACTACTTCATCATGTCCATCCTCTTCAGCAAG ttatgggACCTACTCTACAAGCTGCGCTTTGTGCTCACCTACATCGCCCCCTGGCAGATCACGTGGGGCTCAGCCTTCCATGCCTTCGCCCAGCCCTTCGCCGTACCCC ACTCAGCCATGCTGTTTGTGCAAGCCGTGCTGTCAGCCCTGTTCTCCACCCCACTCAACCCACTGCTGGGCAGTGCTGTGTTCATCATGTCGTACGCCCGCCCGGTCAAGTTCTGGGAGCGCGACTACAA cacaAAGAGGGTCGACCATTCCAACACTCGCTTGGCCACCCAACTCGACCGCAACCCAG GCGCTGATGACAACAACCTGAACTCAATCTTCTACGAGCACCTGACGCGTTCCCTGCAGCACACGCTGTGTGGGGACTTGCTTCTGGGCCGCTGGGGCAACTATGCCACTGGTGACTGCTTCATCCTGGCCTCGGACTACCTGAACGCACTGGTGCACCTCATTGAGATTGGCAACGGCCTCGTCACCTTCCAGCTGCGTGGCCTTGAGTTCCGGG GTACGTACTGCCAGCAGCGTGAGGTGGAGGCCATCACAGAGGGTGTGGAGGAGGATGAAGgctgctgttgctgtgagccGGGCCATCTGCCCCACATGCTGTCATTCAATGCAGCCTTCGGGCAGCGCTGGTTGGCCTGGGAGGTGGCAGCCACCAAGTATGTGCTTGAGGGCTACAGCATCAGCGACAATAATGCCGCCTCCATGCTTCAGGTGTTCGACCTGCGCAAGATCCTCATCACGTACTACGTCAag AGCATCATCTACTATGTGACGTGCTCGTCCAAGCTAGAGGAGTGGCTGGGGAACACGGTGATCCAGGAGGCGTTGCGCCCCTGCATGGCCCCCAGCTACGCTGACAGTGACCCCACCTTCAACCTGAACATTGACGAGGACTATGACCCCCGCATGGCCGGCATCACTCTGTCCTCCTTCTGCAACATCTACCTGGACTGGATCCAGTACTGCGCTGGCCGCAGGGACAAG cCCATGGATAAGGAGTGGGACTCCCCACTGGTCACCCTCTGCTTTGGGCTGTGCATCCTGGGGCGCCGAGCGCTGGGCACTGCCTCCCATAGCCTGTCTGCCAG CCTGGAGCCCTTCCTGTATGGCCTTCACGCCCTCTTCAAGGGTGACTTCCGCATCACCTCGCCCCGTGATGAGTGGGTCTTCGCTGACATGGACCTGCTGCATCGCGTGGTAGCACCTGGTGTCCGCATGTCACTCAAGCTGCACCAG gACCATTTCACATCACCAGACGAGTATGAGGACCCAGCTATTCTGTACGATGCCATCACAGCCAATGAGGAGAAGATGGTGATCTCACATGAGGGCGACCCCGCCTGGCGCAGCGCCATCCTTACCAACACGCCCGCCCTCCTGGCACTGCGCCATGTCATGGATGACGCCAGCGACGAGTACAAGATCATCATGCTCAACAAGCGCTACCTGAGCTTCCGTGTCATCAag GTGAACCGGGAGTGTGTgcgggggctctgggctgggcagcagcaggagctggtgttccTGCGGAACCGCAACCCAGAGCGGGGCAGCATCCAGAACGCCAAGCAGGCTCTGCGCAACATGATCAATTCATCCTGTGACCAGCCCATTGGCTACCCCATCTACGTATCACCCCTCACCACCTCCTACGCTGGCAGCCACCCCCAGCTGCGCTCCCTCTGGGGCGGTCCCATCAGCCTGCACAACATCTCTGCCTGGCTCATCAGCAGCTGGGAGAG GCTACAGAAGGGCTGCGGTGCTGGGTGCAATAGTGGTGGGAACATTGAGGACTCTGACTGTGGTGGAGGCTCCTCATCCATCAACAACAACCCTGCAGGGCATGGGCAGCAGGGAAGCAGTGCCCCAGGTGGGCAGAGCATAGGCATGGCCACCCCGGGGGCTTCAAACCCCCAGGAGCCATCCATCACCACtacccagcctcagccag GGTCAGAGCAGAGCCTGCCATTGGGCCAGAGCTGGCTAGTGCGGCCGGTGCCAGGAAGCCAACTAGAGGGCCGGCGCGaagcccccactgctgccacctgGGTGCCCACCCAGCGTCTCTCTGGCAGCCAGCTGTCCTGCACCAGCTCGTTGGCCTCCATGGCCTCCCAGGTGGAGGGcacggggcagggccgggctcccCTACCACTCCCGTTGCCCCTACGACCAGCACTGGGCACCTCGGCCACCTTCGCCTACGAGGGGCTGTGTGGAAAATGGAGCCTACCAGGCCGCAAGGGGCTGAATGGGCTGGGAGGAAGTGAGGGAGACACCTCCCCAGGAACTCCTGTCAACACTGGCGCTGCCCATGGCACACCCCCTCGGGGGACCAATGCCAGAGCACAG CCCTCTGTCCTCCCGGACTCAGGCCCCCTTGCCAACACCATGGAAGTcgactccccccagcagtgccccccaCTGCCAGAACCAGAGCAGCTGCCACCTGGTCCCAGCATCCCCCCACCTGAATGGGGCCAGCAGCAAGAGAAGGagagccctgctgcccagccgCTCCTGGAGCACCAGTACTGA